The following are encoded together in the Babesia microti strain RI chromosome II, complete genome genome:
- a CDS encoding hypothetical protein (overlaps_old_locusTagID:BBM_II00215), whose translation MIKYICGSYAVNDHCWLSRSCLVLASGNLIRFYEYKGIEWLNTLTLKPLSSTILKISYHPTNDDNDTGMYAGYLIISGIQTITTISLNDYEFNKYKCEFWLLNFRKVGELVVIGMSDLSISLLKFPKLQLIGSFPGKKFCLATSLAINIFPNEVDLIFTTINYIKQFTLSLNNIDIVEGGSTKSVHRGIVFRSKFIFNGKYLLTASEDRSVIIWSNPELNAKAVLDHPGKVWDCIAIESSGKQMIITCDSSGKIYFWDIEGKLLQTHSTRDPTPITNLSTFNEWVSFGSQDGNLRIKSIDNQVKMDEYEIADSGDDWIKCICNHDEIMYILTNNGQVYSRIGDRIKKLSVPKYITRISKNNDLGGVAVGKVWRKLSKLRSDLNSYRKITDNIPIKLLNDRFRKTVDKFKGVIIRLQRSCDEDLTYVAEEVDSIGNVAYAGDDEEKFTSLIIENVDKLGGIFKTLEYLCQLTMFNNHSIFNSYSNGEDSVVDWNEGSGFVSSVISVGFDRIFVGDLYGQIHIFSITYDDSDCTGMDYKAFKCFQHRVGNIYLPPKVKGDDKQVICVDNLGNLACIKLDKLDSYGKYAYVESFKLPFVKRYGKLTSGLILSTNPTIAILGDEFGNIYHGEVSKMRRIKAHNEKITCINCHRSNIYTSSTDGIISQWTLELQQINSMKIEHLQHIYSITIDNCMHALGFRGTTAVYYNIDDKVELWSHDCGGPRRPLHLTTTNNGSTLAYAVGGVLRMYICQAEAYSINPWFPYGDLYSGLWANGGSVSVDKLVVGGRDGYIRLLSIQSPPWADGSHFYSGDDDWVSKQGGQVKYLVPLASRPVKVQKAVAFPCPIRCMCSMDEFIAVGGAGIIKLYDQHLVEQACSLISDGTELLRVRVNAMVPLIGNHEMQLICGLSNSTINVYKISHCPVVMELVKKFTLECTPLSLVSTVTGVIVGTSRGFIRTINFVDGNINDYTEYAIRVHQNGINCIAITGNYIVTCGDDEQLIVTDASTFSVKFATRLTNSIRCISCHGGYIFTAGWDLALKVWAINGDSLLQLCQTRLIMRPKAIILRGDYSAPEMYIHIAVLGHGGSFELFVFYIPSNNF comes from the coding sequence atgataaaatatatctgcGGTAGCTATGCGGTCAATGATCATTGTTGGCTAAGTCGCTCGTGTTTGGTACTTGCTTCTGGTAATTTGATCAGATTCTACGAGTACAAAGGCATCGAATGGTTAAATACGCTTACACTTAAACCGCTCAGCTCTACTatactaaaaatttcataccATCCCACAAATGATGACAATGACACTGGTATGTATGCTggatatttaattatttcgGGTATACAAACAATCACAACAATATCATTGAACGATTATgaattcaataaatataaatgtgaGTTTTGGTTATTGAATTTTAGGAAAGTTGGTGAATTGGTGGTTATAGGGATGTCAGATTTATCTATTTCCCTactaaaatttccaaagttacaattaattggatCATTTCCaggtaaaaaattttgccTAGCAACTTCACTTGCAATTAACATATTTCCTAATGAGGTGGATCtaatttttacaacaatcaactatattaaacaatttacttTGTCACTAAATAACATCGATATTGTGGAAGGTGGTTCTACTAAAAGCGTACATAGGGGCATTGTATTTAGGagtaaattcattttcaatggTAAATACCTTCTTACTGCCAGTGAAGATAGGAGTGTTATTATTTGGTCTAATCCAGAATTGAATGCCAAAGCGGTGTTAGACCATCCGGGTAAAGTGTGGGATTGTATAGCCATTGAAAGTTCAGGCAAACAAATGATCATCACATGTGATTCCAGTGGGAAGATTTATTTTTGGGATATTGAAGGAAAATTACTGCAAACACACTCTACAAGGGACCCAACGCccataacaaatttatcaactttTAATGAGTGGGTTTCCTTTGGCTCACAGGATGGCAATTTGCGCATAAAGAGTATAGATAATCAGGTTAAAATGGATGAATATGAAATAGCAGATAGTGGTGACGATTGgattaaatgtatttgtAATCACGATgaaataatgtatatattgacCAATAATGGCCAGGTTTACTCTAGAATTGGTGATAGAATTAAGAAATTGTCTGtgccaaaatatatcactagAATATCTAAAAATAACGATTTAGGTGGAGTTGCGGTTGGAAAGGTTTGGAGAAAGCTTTCAAAACTAAGGAGTGATCTGAATTCGTACAGAAAGATCACAGATAATATACCGATAAAATTGCTTAATGATAGATTCAGGAAAACAGTGGACAAATTTAAGGGCGTAATAATCAGGCTACAGCGATCTTGTGATGAAGATTTGACGTATGTTGCTGAGGAAGTTGATTCCATTGGTAATGTAGCTTATGCCGGTGATGACGAGgaaaaatttacaagttTGATTATCGAGaatgttgataaattgggCGGCATATTTAAAACTTTGGAATATCTATGCCAATTGACAATGTTTAATAATCATTCCATATTCAACAGTTATTCAAACGGAGAGGATTCAGTTGTAGATTGGAACGAAGGAAGCGGATTCGTATCATCTGTTATAAGTGTTGGGTTTGACAGGATTTTTGTTGGAGATTTGTATGGacaaatacatattttttcaataacATACGATGATTCCGATTGTACAGGAATGGATTATAAGGCGTTCAAGTGTTTTCAACATAGGGTTGGAAACATCTACCTTCCCCCTAAGGTTAAGGGCGATGATAAGCAGGTTATATGCGTTGACAACTTGGGCAATTTGGCCTGTATTAAACTTGATAAACTAGACTCTTATGGGAAATACGCATATGTAGAGTCATTCAAATTACCATTTGTAAAACGCTATGGTAAATTAACATCAGGACTTATATTATCCACGAACCCAACAATCGCAATATTAGGTGACGAATTTGGTAACATATATCACGGGGAAGTATCAAAAATGAGACGTATAAAGGCAcataatgaaaaaattaccTGTATAAACTGCCACAGAAGTAATATATACACTAGCAGCACTGATGGCATCATTTCTCAATGGACCTTAGAACTCCAACAAATAAACAGTATGAAGATCGAACATTTACAACACATATACAGTATAACAATTGACAATTGTATGCATGCTTTGGGGTTCAGGGGTACAACTGcagtatattataatatcGACGATAAGGTTGAGTTATGGAGCCACGATTGTGGTGGGCCTAGGAGACCTTTGCATTTGACAACTACCAACAACGGTAGCACGCTTGCCTATGCAGTTGGAGGAGTCCTGAGAATGTATATCTGTCAAGCTGAGGCTTATTCGATCAATCCTTGGTTCCCTTATGGAGACTTGTATTCTGGTCTATGGGCCAATGGTGGATCAGTATCAGTGGATAAACTGGTAGTCGGTGGCAGGGATGGTTATATACGCTTGTTGTCCATTCAATCGCCACCGTGGGCCGATGGAAGTCATTTCTACAGTGGTGATGACGACTGGGTTTCGAAGCAGGGGGGTCAAGTAAAGTACCTAGTGCCCCTGGCCTCTAGGCCAGTCAAGGTACAGAAGGCCGTGGCCTTTCCATGTCCTATTAGGTGTATGTGTAGCATGGATGAATTTATTGCGGTAGGTGGTGCTggtattattaaattatacgATCAGCATCTAGTGGAACAGGCCTGCTCACTTATATCGGATGGCACTGAATTGTTACGTGTTAGGGTAAACGCTATGGTACCTTTAATTGGTAATCATGAGATGCAGTTGATATGTGGGTTGTCAAATTCTACAATAAACGTGTATAAAATATCCCATTGCCCAGTTGTAATGGAACTCGTAAAGAAGTTTACTTTGGAATGCACGCCATTATCTCTTGTATCAACAGTTACAGGTGTTATTGTTGGCACCAGCAGGGGTTTTATCAGAACCATAAACTTTGTCGATGGCAACATCAACGACTATACTGAATATGCGATTAGAGTGCATCAGAACGGTATAAATTGCATTGCTATAACTGGCAACTACATAGTTACTTGTGGAGATGATGAACAGCTAATTGTTACAGATGCAAGCACTTTTTCGGTGAAATTTGCAACACGACTTACCAATTCTATCAGATGTATTAGCTGTCATGGTGGGTATATTTTTACCGCGGGCTGGGATCTGGCACTCAAGGTATGGGCGATAAATGGAGATAGTTTGTTACAGTTATGCCAAACAAGGTTGATAATGAGACCCAAAGCTATTATATTGAGGGGTGATTATTCTGCGCCAGAAATGTATATTCATATCGCAGTTTTAGGGCATGGGGGTAGCtttgaattgtttgtcTTTTATATCCCAtccaataatttttaa
- a CDS encoding mRNA export factor (overlaps_old_locusTagID:BBM_II00220), whose product MAYNRNLGDNPKPLCLTNIPDDSISSIRWSNPPNSLFIAAGSWDKTLRVWQISSSFGSNLSSTFKVSYMSNAPILSIGFSQDNTKLFAGSCDNTVRAFDLTSGNQAGVIVGQHQKPVIGVYHFPQQNAVITGGWDGMVAIWDMRQQNPAWSRMLNSKIFAMDFKSNIICTADSKLRANYWNVNNLNDTNTIPLDSSLRTQVRALALFPEVGDESGAGFTSIGGRCVVNYFSPSHRGRNFSFKCHRTDLNGKGTYVYPVNGIDFYGKYGTFVTGGGDGNFTIWDKENKTRVKMFNTMDSPIVDVKFNSEHNFLAYATSYDWHKGLNRNLMSSSSRTLQIVQLREEYVKPKPKAGSNRR is encoded by the exons ATGGCGTATAATCGTAATTTGGGTGATAATCCCAAACCACTTTGCCTTACCAACATACCTGATGATTCAATTTCTAGTATTAGATGG TCCAACCCGCCAAACTCCCTTTTCATCGCAGCCGGAAGTTGGGATAAGACGCTAAGAGTCTGGCAAATTTCCAGCTCATTCGGATCTAATTTAAGCTCCACATTTAAAGTTTCTTATATGTCCAACGCCCCTATACTTTCCATAGGCTTTTCACAA GATAACACAAAACTATTCGCGGGCTCATGTGATAATACTGTTAGGGCGTTTGATCTGACCAGTGGTAACCAGGCGGGAGTAATTGTTGGTCaa CATCAAAAACCGGTAATTGGAGTTTATCACTTTCCCCAGCAGAATGCTGTTATTACTG gCGGCTGGGATGGAATGGTTGCTATATGGGACATGAGACAGCAAAATCCAGCATGGAGCAGAATGTTGAACTCCAAGATCTTCGCAATGGATTTCAAATCTAACATTATTTGCACAGCTGATAGTAAACTCAGGGCAAACTATTGGAATGTAAACAATCTAAATGATACAAACACGATCCCCCTAGATTCATCACTTCGCACCCAAGTTAGAGCACTGGCCCTATTTCCTGAAGTTGGAGATGAATCTGGCGCTGGATTTACTAGCATAGGAGGGAGGTGTGTTGTCAACTATTTTTCACCTTCTCACAG AGGGCGCAACTTTTCATTCAAATGCCACCGCACAGATCTAAATGGAAAGGGCACTTATGTTTACCCCGTTAATGGTATAGACTTCTATGGTAAATATGGCACTTTTGTAACAGGG GGAGGAGATGGCAATTTCACCATTTGGGACAAAGAGAATAAGACAAGAGTCAAGATGTTCAACACTATGGATTCTCCAATTGTGGATGTTAAATTCAATTCCGAGCACAACTTTTTGGCCTATGCCACTTCCTATGATTGGCATAAG GGCTTGAACAGAAATCTGATGAGCAGCAGCAGCAGGACGCTGCAGATCGTTCAGTTGAGGGAGGAATACGTCAAACCAAAGCCTAAGGCCGGTAGCAACCGTAGATGa